The DNA sequence CCACGAACAACCAACACTCCGTAGTTGGTGCCATATTTGTTTAATGGGTATTTAAGGTCACCAACATGTGGAGCCGGGGCATTCACATGACCGATACAACTGCCACAATCCCCTACAGCACATTTTTCCGGAAGCTCTTTTTCCACGGTATGCAGACGAGCAAAAGGCTTATTGCATGACGGTGTCATAATACACAGATCCAGATCCTCTACGCCGGTCACTTCTGCCAACTCGGTAATGATCGGATCAAAATTATAATTTCCCGGCTCCAGATGATTCAGCATGCTGGAAGTTTTAAACAACAGTTCCAGCGATGCATTGCTCTGACGTAATGCCTTCGTTTTATAGCGTACTTTTTCTTCCAGGTAAGACTGCGACCGGTGAATCGACTGGCTCATATTATTCATGGTTTTTGCCAGAACAGTCAGCTCGCCTTTACCCTCCACTTTGGCAACGGCGGTAAAATCCCCCTGGCCGATTCGCTTGGCAACATTCGTTAATGTTGTAAGGGGTTTTTCAATGTGGCGATTGATAATAAACATAGCAAACGCGGTCATCAGCAGAGTCACAAACAACGCCACACTTTGTATCAAGCGTATGCTGGCAATATTTCGCTCGGCTTGTCGCTGATAAGCCGTTACCAGGTTATCGATTTGAGCAACAAACCCCGAAATAAGCTCTAACACTGACTGATTTTCTGCAGTACTGACTCCCTGCTCAAAAGCAGGCTTAACGCGGTTTAACCATTCGCTTTTTACCTGCGCATGTAACTCTTTAAGCGATGAGGAATCGGCCAATATTAATTGCGACGTCAGTGCACCATCGTTCAGGTCCGACTCAAATTTTTCGATCAGGGACTCAATAGACGCACTTTCATTTTCCACACCGGCTTCTTTCTGCTGAACATGCGCCACCATCCTGTAGCTTTGCATACGCAGCGAGCCTGCCACGTTAACCGCAAGCGCATCTGACTGGGCATGGTCACTGATAAATACCGAGCTGAACATACTGATGACAGCCATAGAGCTGATACAGAACATCAGAGCGATGATTTTAAAAACGGTGGAGTGGAGGAAATCGTATTTCATGTCTCTGTGGAGATACCTCTAAAAACCTATGAGTATAGTCATCTGACTCTTATTCACAACAAATGCTTCCCTCCCCCCCACAGTACAAGGGGACATGACTTTATGCGACTACCTACAAAGTGGTATCCCCCCAAAATATGCCCATTTGGAGGTACTTGTGGGCGTAGTAGCCATCCTCTTTAATCGAGCCATCGCTATGTGCAGCGCGCTTTTTAAAGCGGTGCCATCCGAACATTCAGGAGGAGTCAGGCGTGAGTCACTTTTTAGACAAACTGCAGTTTTTTAAGAGAAATGAGACCTCGTTTTCCGACGGTCATGGTGTTACCACCGATGAGAACCGTGGCTGGGAAGACGGCTATCGCCGTCGCTGGCAGCACGATAAAACCGTACGCTCAACTCACGGGGTTAACTGTACGGGTTCGTGCAGCTGGAAAATCTACGTCAAGGACGGTCTGGTTACCTGGGAAACCCAGCAAACCGATTACCCGAGAACCCGTCCAGACCTGCCCAACCATGAGCCACGCGGTTGCCCTCGGGGCGCCAGCTACTCCTGGTATATATACAGTGCCAACCGCCTCAAGTACCCGAAAGTGCGCAAACGCCTGGTTAAACTGTGGCGCGCCGCCAAAGAGCTTCACAAAGATCCGGTAGATGCCTGGGCATCTATTGTCGAAGACCCGGCCAAAACCAAAGAGTACAAACAGCAGCGCGGCATGGGTGGCTTTGTTCGCTCCAACTGGAACGAAGTCAACGAAATTATTGCCGCCTCGAACGTCTATACCATTAAAACCTACGGCCCGGATCGGGTAACCGGTTTCTCGCCGATCCCCGCGATGTCGATGGTTTCCTACGCCGCCGGTGCACGCTATCTGTCACTGATCGGCGGCAACTGCCTGAGTTTCTACGACTGGTACTGCGACCTGCCACCGGCCTCACCGCAAATCTGGGGTGAGCAGACCGACGTTCCAGAATCCGCCGACTGGTACAACTCCAACTACATCCTGTGCTGGGGTTCCAACGTACCGCAGACCCGTACCCCCGATGCCCACTTCCTGACCGAGGTGCGCTACAAGGGCACCAAGGTAGTGGCGATCACTCCCGACTACTCCGAGGTCGCCAAACTGACCGATCACTGGCTGGCGCCCAAACAGGGTACTGACGCGGCTCTGGCGATGGCGTTCGGTCATGTCATCCTGAAAGAGTTCCACGTCGAGAACCCATCGGCCTACTTTACTGATTACGTACGCCGTTACACCGACTTCCCGATTCTGGTGA is a window from the Porticoccaceae bacterium LTM1 genome containing:
- a CDS encoding histidine kinase, with product MKYDFLHSTVFKIIALMFCISSMAVISMFSSVFISDHAQSDALAVNVAGSLRMQSYRMVAHVQQKEAGVENESASIESLIEKFESDLNDGALTSQLILADSSSLKELHAQVKSEWLNRVKPAFEQGVSTAENQSVLELISGFVAQIDNLVTAYQRQAERNIASIRLIQSVALFVTLLMTAFAMFIINRHIEKPLTTLTNVAKRIGQGDFTAVAKVEGKGELTVLAKTMNNMSQSIHRSQSYLEEKVRYKTKALRQSNASLELLFKTSSMLNHLEPGNYNFDPIITELAEVTGVEDLDLCIMTPSCNKPFARLHTVEKELPEKCAVGDCGSCIGHVNAPAPHVGDLKYPLNKYGTNYGVLVVRGQPDRPMEEWQHQLFESLAEQIATGLHMMQQQEQDRRIALMAERTVIARELHDSLAQALSYLKIQVSRLQKLQQKENVQEQVDEVMGELRNGLNSAYRELRELLTTFRLKLDGDSLKAAFEQTIQQLKSRSDEFEFHLDYQLEHVPFSPQEEIHMLQIARESMQNAFYHSKGKNIRVSVAQEGDLVTLSVCDDGVGIPDDPNKLNHYGLAIIQERSRSLGGEVTIQKGEEGGTQVHFRFVPEYTRSQQVKMV